Proteins encoded together in one Candidatus Bathyarchaeota archaeon window:
- a CDS encoding cobyrinic acid a,c-diamide synthase: MKIAVSGKGGVGKTLVAGALAYSFAKKGFKTIAIDADPSPNLALTLGVPLEKAREIVPISENRPLIESKTGTEFSGVYRLSFAVDDIVRDFSVETPYGVNLVVMSTVKSMGSGCTCSANAVIRALLRYLIVERDEAVVVDMEAGIEHLGRGTARHVDTMLVVTDPTVKSLEIAKRIYNLAEDAGIKRIFLVGNKVANEVEGSSIRKFAENNDMLMLSLIPFDGQVLRAETRGETPLRNKQSKAIRSIEELGKKLKQRK, translated from the coding sequence ATGAAAATCGCTGTCTCTGGGAAGGGTGGAGTAGGCAAAACCTTAGTTGCTGGAGCCCTAGCGTATTCCTTCGCCAAGAAAGGCTTCAAAACAATTGCTATCGACGCAGATCCTTCCCCAAATCTAGCTTTGACGCTAGGCGTTCCCTTAGAAAAGGCACGCGAAATAGTGCCTATATCTGAAAATAGACCCCTGATCGAGTCGAAGACTGGAACAGAGTTTTCCGGCGTCTATCGGCTTTCTTTCGCAGTTGATGATATTGTTCGCGATTTTTCAGTTGAAACACCATATGGAGTGAACCTTGTTGTAATGAGCACCGTAAAGTCGATGGGCTCTGGATGTACTTGCTCTGCAAACGCCGTTATTCGTGCTTTACTTCGCTATCTAATCGTAGAACGTGACGAAGCAGTTGTTGTAGACATGGAAGCAGGTATTGAGCACTTAGGCAGAGGAACGGCAAGACATGTAGATACGATGTTGGTTGTAACAGATCCGACTGTAAAATCGCTAGAAATTGCAAAAAGAATTTATAACTTGGCTGAAGATGCTGGCATCAAACGAATTTTTCTTGTTGGAAACAAAGTAGCCAACGAAGTTGAAGGCAGTTCCATCAGAAAATTCGCTGAAAATAATGATATGCTTATGCTCAGTCTTATACCCTTCGACGGGCAAGTCTTGCGGGCAGAAACGCGGGGGGAAACTCCGCTTAGAAATAAGCAGTCTAAGGCAATTCGGTCTATTGAAGAACTGGGCAAGAAACTTAAGCAGAGAAAATAG
- a CDS encoding CooT family nickel-binding protein: MCEFTVFLGKEIVHKDVIYAKVEADKVFVKNVMGASKTFENCRIIEIDVSSERLTIASAK, translated from the coding sequence ATGTGCGAGTTTACAGTCTTTCTCGGAAAAGAAATCGTTCACAAGGACGTAATCTACGCAAAAGTTGAAGCAGACAAAGTGTTTGTAAAAAACGTCATGGGTGCTTCCAAAACATTTGAGAACTGTAGAATCATCGAGATCGACGTAAGTTCCGAACGGTTAACTATTGCTTCAGCAAAATAA